From a single Jatrophihabitans sp. genomic region:
- a CDS encoding cytochrome P450 — MTVTAAKEIDLYSDEVLTDPYAAYQKLRATGEAVWSEQYGFYAIPHYRNVYDALHNHEVFSSASGVGITERLNQAQTGSTLTSDPPYHDLVRGLVARNLTPRALREITAYVQEWADRLVDSLIAQDSFDAVRDFGQAFPLSLVPDLLGWPIEEGRERLLDWASAGFNAFGPANERTLGGLHHFADMHGFLARMSQPGNLRPGSWGAQLVEEAQRGEIDQALLPALLGDYLFPSMDTSVSALASLIHLFGKHPDQYDLLRSQPDLIPSAFNEIVRFESPLRGFTRLVTRDFRLGSSDLSAGDRVLLLFASANRDETFWQTDPAVFDIQRVDATRHLGFGHGIHGCVGQALSRMEGHSLMSSLVRKVARIDVGEPTWRLHNTIRGIERLDASFVATVS; from the coding sequence ATGACCGTCACCGCAGCCAAAGAGATCGATCTCTATAGCGACGAGGTGCTCACCGACCCGTACGCCGCGTACCAGAAGTTACGCGCTACCGGGGAGGCTGTGTGGAGCGAGCAGTACGGCTTTTACGCCATCCCCCACTACCGCAATGTCTATGACGCGCTCCACAACCATGAGGTCTTCTCCTCCGCCTCGGGCGTCGGGATCACCGAGCGGCTCAATCAGGCGCAGACGGGGAGCACGCTGACCAGCGACCCGCCTTATCACGACCTGGTGCGCGGGCTGGTAGCGCGGAACCTGACCCCACGGGCGCTGCGCGAGATCACCGCTTACGTCCAAGAGTGGGCCGACCGACTGGTGGACTCCCTCATCGCCCAGGATTCGTTCGACGCCGTAAGGGACTTCGGGCAGGCCTTTCCGCTCTCTCTGGTACCGGACCTCCTGGGTTGGCCCATTGAGGAAGGCAGGGAACGGCTTCTCGACTGGGCGTCGGCGGGTTTCAACGCGTTCGGGCCTGCCAATGAGCGGACGCTCGGCGGGTTGCACCACTTCGCCGACATGCACGGGTTCCTGGCGCGGATGTCTCAGCCCGGCAACCTCCGACCCGGTAGCTGGGGCGCGCAGTTGGTCGAGGAGGCGCAGCGAGGCGAGATCGACCAGGCGTTGCTCCCGGCGCTCCTCGGCGACTACCTGTTCCCGTCGATGGACACGTCGGTGAGTGCGCTCGCCAGTCTCATCCACCTTTTCGGCAAGCACCCCGACCAGTACGACCTACTGCGGTCGCAACCGGACCTGATCCCGAGCGCGTTCAACGAGATCGTGCGTTTCGAGTCCCCCCTGCGCGGGTTCACTCGCTTGGTGACCCGCGACTTCCGGCTCGGCTCGAGCGATCTGTCCGCCGGGGACCGGGTGCTTCTGCTCTTCGCCTCCGCAAACCGCGACGAGACGTTCTGGCAGACCGATCCCGCCGTCTTCGACATCCAGCGGGTGGATGCCACCCGTCACCTCGGATTCGGCCACGGCATTCATGGATGCGTGGGCCAAGCGCTGTCGCGAATGGAAGGGCATTCCCTGATGTCGTCCCTGGTGCGCAAAGTGGCGCGCATCGACGTCGGCGAACCGACCTGGCGGCTGCACAACACGATCCGCGGGATCGAGCGTCTGGACGCCAGCTTCGTGGCGACCGTGTCATGA
- the fabD gene encoding ACP S-malonyltransferase: MAKTAFLFPGQGTQKPGMGVFLVERYPRLVKALFDEADDILGFPLSDFCANGPPERLREMPITQPAVFMVSHAAACALAAEGVQADVAVGHSLGEYAAFTYAGVLDWRDTLRLVHHRGLLMASVHARTDGKMAALLGCPLIEVEQLCAQVVNECGLVVEVANHNEPDQVVVSGQSAGVDRLLELVTAAGAERVTTLRIGGPAHSSLMSDVAGPFAEFMQSLPFRDPTVELLSSATAGPLRTGAEVRQVLSSQLVQRVRWVETMQALVTVGVGVGVEVGPGKVLSSLVARNQPAIQVYRTNDDLTFSTAVKGARHDQP; this comes from the coding sequence ATGGCCAAGACCGCCTTTCTCTTTCCCGGTCAGGGAACCCAGAAGCCCGGCATGGGCGTCTTCCTAGTCGAGCGGTATCCGCGGCTAGTCAAGGCGCTCTTCGACGAGGCCGACGACATCCTCGGGTTTCCCCTGTCGGACTTCTGCGCGAACGGGCCTCCCGAGCGCCTGAGGGAGATGCCGATCACCCAGCCGGCAGTGTTCATGGTGAGTCACGCGGCGGCCTGTGCACTCGCTGCCGAAGGCGTCCAAGCCGACGTCGCTGTCGGCCACAGTCTGGGTGAGTATGCGGCGTTCACCTACGCGGGCGTGCTCGACTGGCGGGACACCTTACGGCTCGTGCACCACCGTGGGCTGCTGATGGCCAGCGTCCACGCGCGTACCGACGGCAAGATGGCCGCCCTACTTGGCTGCCCACTCATCGAGGTCGAGCAGCTGTGCGCTCAGGTGGTGAACGAGTGCGGCCTGGTGGTAGAGGTGGCCAACCACAACGAACCCGATCAGGTAGTCGTCTCGGGCCAATCTGCCGGTGTGGATCGGCTCTTGGAACTGGTGACGGCGGCCGGAGCCGAACGAGTGACGACCCTGCGCATAGGCGGGCCCGCCCACAGCAGCCTGATGTCAGACGTAGCGGGCCCGTTTGCCGAGTTCATGCAGTCCCTGCCCTTCCGCGACCCCACGGTGGAGCTGCTCTCCAGCGCGACTGCCGGACCATTGCGCACCGGGGCCGAGGTACGCCAAGTTCTCAGCAGCCAACTCGTCCAACGGGTGCGTTGGGTCGAGACGATGCAAGCCCTAGTGACCGTCGGGGTTGGCGTCGGTGTGGAGGTCGGCCCCGGCAAGGTCCTGTCCAGCCTCGTGGCCCGCAATCAGCCCGCCATCCAGGTCTATCGAACCAACGACGACCTCACCTTTTCGACCGCTGTGAAAGGTGCACGCCATGACCAGCCCTGA
- a CDS encoding MFS transporter, whose product MTTSQSKPQQQDAPPAGRTNAQRRALAVIAVAQLLLVMDGTLMNIALPRIQTGLDVSPAALTWVVTAYALGFGGLLLVAGRLGDIFGHQRLFTIGMTVFAVASLIGTVAPNSAVLIAARGLQGVAAAIAAPNALSLISSTFPDRADHQRAMGVYGAMSGLGSTVGLLLGGVLTSYLNWRWALLINVPIALWIILNRKALVQARPSRGRIDVWGAVTGTLAAVALVYGATRAGEEEWSDDVVVGCLALAALSAVVFVIIQIRSHHPLVPSDVVRSRPRAGAYLTQLLVGASMFATYYFLTLHMQSAMGYDALQTGLAYLPLSVTLAIAAGAVAPRLLQQVSGRAIAAGGLLLAAVGAGWLSQLEYPTSYATSIVPATVLIGLGLGLAFVSVTLTGMAGVEPQKMGAASSVLNTALQIGGAIGMTVLVTRATQVADARVPGAVAIVGRSESVGWSQAVDAVTRGYASAFVVVAAIYVVAAAIVVSTFRTQHQDR is encoded by the coding sequence ATGACGACTTCCCAAAGCAAGCCGCAGCAACAAGACGCCCCACCTGCCGGGCGCACGAACGCCCAGCGGCGCGCGCTCGCGGTCATCGCAGTCGCTCAGCTGCTCCTGGTCATGGACGGGACGCTGATGAACATCGCGCTCCCGAGGATTCAGACCGGGCTTGACGTGTCGCCGGCGGCCCTGACGTGGGTGGTGACGGCCTACGCCCTGGGTTTCGGTGGGCTACTGCTCGTCGCGGGACGGCTTGGCGACATATTCGGGCATCAGCGCCTCTTCACGATCGGCATGACGGTGTTCGCCGTCGCCTCCTTGATCGGGACGGTGGCCCCCAACAGCGCGGTCCTTATCGCCGCGCGTGGCCTACAAGGGGTCGCGGCCGCGATCGCCGCGCCCAACGCGCTGTCGCTGATCAGCTCGACATTCCCCGACCGGGCCGACCACCAGCGCGCTATGGGCGTGTACGGCGCCATGTCCGGTCTGGGCTCGACCGTCGGGCTTCTGCTCGGCGGGGTGTTGACCAGCTACCTGAACTGGCGTTGGGCGCTGCTCATCAACGTGCCGATCGCGCTGTGGATCATCCTCAACCGCAAGGCCCTCGTGCAGGCTCGGCCCAGCCGTGGCCGAATCGACGTGTGGGGCGCAGTCACAGGGACCCTGGCGGCCGTCGCGCTGGTGTACGGCGCGACCCGTGCCGGTGAAGAGGAGTGGAGCGATGACGTCGTCGTCGGCTGTCTCGCACTGGCCGCCCTCAGCGCCGTCGTCTTCGTGATCATCCAGATCCGCTCGCACCACCCCTTGGTCCCATCCGACGTGGTGCGGTCCCGACCGCGAGCCGGCGCCTACCTCACGCAACTGCTGGTGGGCGCGTCGATGTTCGCGACCTACTACTTCCTCACTCTCCACATGCAGTCGGCGATGGGGTATGACGCCCTGCAGACCGGATTGGCATACCTCCCACTGAGTGTGACGCTCGCTATCGCGGCGGGAGCTGTCGCGCCGAGGCTGCTGCAGCAGGTCAGCGGTCGAGCCATCGCAGCAGGAGGACTGCTGCTGGCCGCCGTCGGCGCCGGGTGGCTAAGCCAGCTCGAGTACCCGACCAGCTATGCGACCTCGATCGTGCCGGCCACCGTGTTGATCGGGCTCGGACTGGGGCTGGCCTTCGTATCGGTCACGTTGACCGGTATGGCAGGGGTGGAGCCGCAAAAGATGGGCGCGGCCTCCAGCGTGCTCAACACGGCCCTGCAGATCGGCGGCGCCATCGGGATGACCGTGCTGGTCACCCGGGCGACCCAGGTGGCCGACGCAAGGGTGCCGGGCGCCGTTGCCATCGTCGGCCGGTCGGAGAGCGTCGGGTGGAGCCAGGCTGTCGACGCGGTGACGCGCGGCTATGCCAGCGCCTTCGTCGTGGTCGCCGCCATTTATGTCGTTGCGGCCGCCATAGTCGTCTCGACGTTCCGCACTCAGCACCAGGACCGCTGA
- a CDS encoding acyl-CoA carboxylase subunit beta — MTSPEDTPDMHFLVNELKGKRQLAEAGPNPQATIRQHEKGKKTARERIEALFDEGTFVEIDTLRRHQSHAFGLAQNRPYTDGVVTGWGKVYGRTVFTYAHDFRMFGGSLGEEHAKKIQKVMDLAFKARRPIVSLNDGAGARIQEGVSALAGYGGIFTRHVQASGVIPQISVMLGPCAGGAAYSPSLTDFVFMVDKTAQMFVTGPDVVRAVTGEEVSHDDLGGARIHAERSGVCHCRYDDEDECLADVRFLLSMLPDNNQGLAPDYATADDPDRRVPELLDIVPTSPRMSYDVRDVITVLVDDGEDFELQADWAPSIVCTLARLGGRLVGIVANQPAVNAGVLDIESSEKAARFVQMCDSFNIPLVTLVDVPGFLPGVDQEHNGIIRHGAKLLFAYCNATVPRISLILRKAYGGAYIVMDSRSIGADLALAWPTNEVAVMGAEGAANVIFRHEIAASKDPEAHRKVKVRAYSEEFMNPYYAAERGLVDEVIDPSDTRRILIDAVEMLRDKSSRSLERKHGNPPL, encoded by the coding sequence ATGACCAGCCCTGAGGACACCCCGGACATGCATTTCCTCGTGAATGAGCTCAAAGGCAAACGCCAGCTCGCCGAGGCCGGCCCTAACCCTCAGGCCACGATCCGACAGCACGAGAAAGGAAAGAAGACCGCTCGGGAGCGCATCGAGGCGCTGTTCGACGAAGGGACGTTCGTCGAGATCGACACTCTGCGGCGCCATCAGTCCCACGCCTTCGGCCTCGCGCAGAACCGGCCCTACACCGACGGTGTGGTCACCGGCTGGGGCAAGGTGTACGGCCGCACGGTTTTCACCTATGCCCACGACTTCCGCATGTTCGGCGGGTCGTTGGGAGAGGAGCATGCGAAGAAGATCCAGAAGGTCATGGACCTCGCCTTCAAGGCGCGTCGGCCCATCGTCTCGTTGAACGACGGCGCCGGCGCACGGATACAGGAAGGCGTCTCGGCCCTGGCCGGATACGGCGGGATCTTCACCCGGCACGTGCAGGCTTCTGGTGTCATTCCCCAGATCAGCGTGATGCTCGGACCCTGCGCGGGCGGCGCCGCGTACTCACCGAGCCTGACCGACTTCGTCTTCATGGTGGACAAGACCGCGCAGATGTTCGTGACTGGGCCGGACGTGGTGCGTGCCGTGACGGGAGAAGAGGTCTCGCACGACGACCTCGGTGGCGCGCGGATCCATGCCGAGCGTTCTGGCGTGTGCCATTGCCGCTACGACGACGAGGACGAATGCCTGGCCGACGTCCGCTTCCTGCTCTCCATGCTTCCCGACAACAATCAGGGCCTGGCCCCCGACTACGCCACCGCCGACGATCCCGACCGGCGGGTGCCCGAGCTGCTCGACATCGTGCCGACCTCGCCGAGGATGAGCTACGACGTCCGCGACGTCATCACTGTGCTTGTAGACGACGGCGAGGACTTCGAGTTACAGGCCGACTGGGCGCCGAGCATCGTGTGCACGCTGGCCCGCCTCGGTGGGCGCCTGGTCGGCATTGTGGCCAACCAGCCCGCTGTCAACGCCGGGGTCCTCGACATCGAGTCTTCGGAGAAGGCCGCCCGGTTCGTGCAAATGTGTGACTCCTTCAACATCCCTCTGGTGACGCTGGTCGATGTGCCAGGATTCCTGCCCGGGGTCGACCAGGAGCACAATGGCATCATTCGTCACGGAGCGAAGTTGCTCTTCGCCTACTGCAACGCCACCGTGCCGCGCATCTCCCTCATCCTGCGCAAGGCATATGGAGGCGCCTATATCGTCATGGACTCCCGATCGATCGGCGCCGACCTGGCGCTCGCCTGGCCGACCAACGAGGTCGCCGTCATGGGCGCAGAGGGAGCCGCCAACGTCATCTTTCGGCACGAGATCGCCGCGTCGAAGGATCCGGAGGCGCATCGAAAAGTCAAGGTGCGGGCGTACAGCGAGGAGTTCATGAACCCCTACTACGCTGCTGAACGAGGCCTGGTCGACGAGGTCATCGACCCCAGCGACACCCGCCGGATCCTCATTGACGCCGTCGAGATGCTCCGCGACAAGAGCTCCCGTTCGCTCGAGCGCAAACACGGGAACCCGCCGCTATGA
- a CDS encoding FAD-dependent monooxygenase has protein sequence MTSTAPVDVVVVGAGPVGLLLAGALARAGLDVIVLESGDGLVAESRASTLQARAMEILADHCVPRLDAVPRLTHGHYAGLPLDLTRVDSAWSGQWKLAQPELVRRLAEWSQAQGARLSFASEVVDVHSDETSAAVKLADGSAVHARYVVGCDGVRSTVAQCLGIQYDRRQATRRMVRCDLVDVSLSPRRFERHGTTVLTVGRISPEVTRVMACDETWSGTDTLTFDRLRDMWSALTGEHLVGPPRWFEHFDNRSCVARQWRVGRVLLAGDAAHQFLPVGGESLNSGLIDADNLVWKLVQSLRSGTDHLLDNYARERRSAAHASQESVQSQDDLIFSGRPEDRRRRSALAHTIADDEATHDRLAAAVSGTSVSYPNSTPAVGPRLSATELRRRGLDPDLVRRLRQQGRGLLATRSPSEWTDRRESTVAVLERRPGSAAAHASDEDFLLRPDGHLVSSSVSQLPLASALDYWFPVHAAPAMSAWETP, from the coding sequence ATGACTAGCACGGCGCCAGTGGACGTGGTCGTCGTCGGGGCCGGACCGGTGGGTCTGCTACTGGCGGGAGCGTTAGCGCGCGCAGGCCTGGACGTGATCGTCCTGGAGAGCGGCGACGGCCTCGTCGCCGAGTCGCGTGCGTCGACGCTGCAGGCCCGGGCCATGGAGATCCTCGCCGATCACTGCGTGCCCCGGCTCGATGCAGTGCCCCGGCTGACGCACGGCCACTACGCCGGCCTGCCGCTGGATCTCACCCGGGTCGACAGCGCCTGGTCGGGCCAGTGGAAGCTTGCCCAGCCCGAACTGGTGCGCCGGCTCGCGGAGTGGTCCCAGGCTCAGGGCGCGCGGTTGTCGTTCGCCTCCGAGGTCGTCGACGTGCACAGCGATGAGACATCCGCGGCGGTGAAGCTCGCTGACGGATCGGCCGTCCACGCCCGTTATGTCGTCGGCTGCGACGGCGTCAGAAGCACAGTCGCTCAGTGCCTGGGAATCCAGTACGACCGCCGCCAGGCCACCCGCAGGATGGTGCGCTGCGACCTCGTCGATGTCTCGCTCTCGCCGCGGCGGTTCGAGCGCCATGGAACCACCGTGCTGACGGTCGGCCGCATCAGCCCGGAGGTGACCCGCGTCATGGCGTGCGACGAAACGTGGAGCGGTACCGACACTCTTACTTTCGATCGGCTCCGGGATATGTGGTCGGCTCTCACCGGAGAGCATCTGGTGGGGCCACCCCGGTGGTTCGAACACTTCGACAATCGGTCATGCGTCGCCCGACAATGGCGCGTCGGGCGAGTCCTGTTGGCAGGCGACGCCGCCCACCAGTTCCTGCCGGTCGGCGGGGAGAGCCTCAACAGCGGCCTGATCGACGCCGATAACCTTGTGTGGAAATTAGTCCAGTCGCTGCGCTCGGGCACCGATCACCTGCTCGACAACTACGCGCGGGAACGCCGATCGGCAGCGCACGCCAGCCAGGAGTCGGTGCAGTCGCAGGACGACCTGATCTTCTCTGGCCGTCCTGAGGATCGCCGGCGCCGGTCGGCCCTCGCCCACACGATCGCCGACGACGAGGCCACCCATGACCGGCTCGCGGCCGCGGTCTCAGGGACATCGGTCAGTTACCCCAATAGCACTCCGGCGGTGGGACCCCGGCTGTCAGCGACCGAGTTGCGCCGTCGGGGCCTTGACCCCGACCTCGTGCGCCGGTTGCGGCAGCAGGGTCGCGGGTTATTGGCCACGCGGTCCCCCAGCGAGTGGACGGACCGACGGGAGAGCACCGTGGCAGTCCTGGAGCGCCGTCCGGGCTCAGCTGCCGCGCACGCCTCTGATGAAGATTTCCTCTTACGTCCAGACGGTCACCTGGTGAGCAGCAGTGTCAGTCAACTGCCGCTGGCGTCCGCGCTGGACTACTGGTTCCCGGTGCACGCCGCGCCGGCCATGTCCGCCTGGGAGACGCCCTGA
- a CDS encoding SRPBCC family protein — translation MARTRTDTHDIKVDAPAPAIFTRLSDVSRWPTLFPPTIHAEVLDASGGEERIRLWATAHGEAHSWTSRRALDSAGLRIDFRQERSVHPIRHMRGEWTIKPLDDRSSLLSLVHEYSAIDDTDEQLSWIARAVDGNSRAELEALKSALERESRDGLDAPFTFQDSLTTVGDPAKVFEFLDRADAWEQRLDHVAAAVMTEFDDGLQRLKMDTLAPDGSTHTTESFRVSFKPDRIVYKQTTLPALMSLHTGVWTIRPHEQGWQISSEHTVAIRSERVSAVLGPDATVQTARELARSNLGNNSRLTLAKAVSYAEGA, via the coding sequence ATGGCCAGAACCCGCACCGATACCCATGACATAAAGGTGGACGCCCCGGCGCCGGCGATCTTCACCCGGCTCAGCGACGTAAGCCGTTGGCCCACCCTGTTCCCTCCGACGATCCACGCAGAAGTCCTGGACGCCAGCGGAGGGGAAGAGCGCATCCGGCTGTGGGCAACCGCGCATGGCGAGGCGCACTCTTGGACGTCGCGGCGGGCACTCGACTCGGCGGGGCTCAGAATCGACTTCCGTCAGGAGCGGTCTGTCCATCCGATTCGGCACATGCGCGGCGAATGGACGATCAAGCCACTGGACGACAGGAGCTCCCTCCTCTCACTCGTCCACGAGTACAGCGCGATCGATGACACCGACGAGCAGCTGTCGTGGATCGCCCGCGCGGTCGACGGCAACTCGCGGGCCGAACTCGAGGCGCTGAAGTCGGCGCTGGAGCGTGAGTCTCGTGACGGCCTGGACGCGCCTTTCACCTTCCAGGACAGCCTGACGACAGTCGGTGACCCGGCGAAGGTCTTTGAGTTCCTCGATCGCGCTGACGCGTGGGAGCAACGGCTCGATCATGTCGCCGCCGCGGTGATGACCGAGTTCGATGACGGTCTTCAACGTCTGAAGATGGACACGCTGGCCCCCGACGGCTCGACGCACACGACCGAGTCGTTCCGAGTCTCTTTCAAACCCGACCGAATCGTCTACAAGCAGACCACCCTGCCTGCGCTGATGAGCCTGCACACGGGGGTCTGGACCATCCGGCCCCATGAGCAGGGATGGCAGATCAGTTCCGAGCATACGGTTGCCATCCGAAGCGAGCGGGTCAGCGCAGTGCTGGGTCCCGATGCGACTGTGCAGACAGCGCGCGAGCTGGCGCGGTCGAATCTCGGCAACAACAGCCGCTTGACCCTGGCAAAGGCCGTCTCCTACGCAGAAGGAGCCTGA
- a CDS encoding ferredoxin produces MTRLLVDWDRCEGHGLCVDAAPALLALDEEGELVLRTEGAVLGDDQPAVAAVQVCPVGALRLT; encoded by the coding sequence ATGACCCGACTGCTTGTGGACTGGGACCGATGCGAAGGGCACGGCCTGTGCGTGGACGCCGCACCGGCTCTGCTGGCTCTCGACGAGGAAGGCGAGTTGGTCCTCAGAACCGAGGGCGCCGTGCTGGGGGACGACCAGCCGGCCGTGGCAGCCGTGCAGGTCTGCCCGGTCGGAGCCCTGCGGCTGACGTAG
- a CDS encoding acyltransferase domain-containing protein — protein MTGLVLLFPGQGSQFAGMATELYGRDELFTAAADAFFQAYGPDAPALREAWFGRGDAADIHRGPFAQPLLMMVGYACAVSLVEHVGVKPAVIGHSIGEWAAACLARVFTLETGARLVAERARLLSQSAPGGMLAVAASVEDVQDLVDSFPDSVAVGAVNAPQQVVLSAPEPLLTSVLAQARARGWSCMRVKAHEPFHSPVLGAMADQLTDMLPATALAGPRLPLISSWSADQLSTAQARTPAFWTRQVAGCIRFWEALTRLDRPNTLFVESGPGSGLSAIAKQLSSVRGGTSRVITPVPSGRAAGWSSWSKARDCMLQALEH, from the coding sequence ATGACAGGCCTCGTGCTCCTGTTTCCGGGACAAGGATCGCAGTTCGCGGGTATGGCAACCGAGCTCTACGGCCGGGACGAACTCTTCACCGCCGCCGCCGACGCCTTCTTCCAGGCATACGGCCCCGACGCGCCGGCGCTGCGCGAGGCCTGGTTCGGCCGGGGTGATGCCGCAGATATCCACCGCGGGCCCTTCGCTCAGCCATTGCTGATGATGGTGGGATACGCCTGTGCCGTGAGCCTGGTGGAGCACGTCGGCGTCAAGCCTGCGGTCATCGGCCACAGCATCGGCGAGTGGGCCGCGGCGTGCTTGGCTCGCGTCTTCACGCTGGAGACGGGTGCCCGGCTGGTAGCCGAACGCGCCCGGCTGCTGTCCCAGAGCGCGCCGGGCGGAATGCTCGCGGTCGCCGCCTCCGTCGAGGACGTCCAGGACCTGGTGGACTCCTTTCCCGACTCGGTGGCCGTGGGAGCGGTCAACGCCCCTCAGCAGGTGGTCTTGTCTGCGCCCGAGCCGCTGCTCACGTCGGTTCTGGCGCAGGCACGGGCGCGTGGCTGGTCGTGCATGAGGGTCAAGGCCCACGAGCCCTTCCACTCCCCCGTCCTGGGCGCCATGGCCGATCAGCTCACCGACATGCTCCCTGCCACGGCCTTGGCCGGCCCGCGTCTGCCGCTGATATCGTCCTGGTCTGCTGACCAGCTGTCGACGGCGCAAGCTCGCACTCCCGCCTTCTGGACCCGACAGGTCGCCGGCTGTATTCGCTTCTGGGAGGCGTTGACCCGGCTCGACCGTCCGAACACGCTCTTCGTGGAATCAGGGCCAGGTAGCGGCCTGTCTGCCATCGCCAAGCAACTGAGTTCTGTTCGGGGCGGGACATCCCGGGTCATCACGCCCGTTCCCTCCGGGCGTGCGGCTGGGTGGTCCAGCTGGTCCAAAGCGCGCGACTGCATGCTGCAGGCGCTTGAGCACTGA
- a CDS encoding TetR family transcriptional regulator, whose amino-acid sequence MPASEDSKGGRTRQRVLDAARARFAAVGYERATIRDIAVAADVDKSSVMKYFGNKENLFRECVRWEIPIGELTTTDPASSAKNYLRAMLSAWAQEPNTPMAVLLRTSMTSETAANLLRHHMTSASVDAIERHIDGAHARLRAALFAAVMMGIASGRYLIKLPDLAEADLDDVIESAAPLVAALTATPPTADGAPARTRR is encoded by the coding sequence ATGCCGGCCAGCGAGGACTCCAAAGGGGGCCGCACCCGACAGCGGGTGCTCGACGCGGCCCGTGCGCGTTTCGCCGCGGTCGGTTATGAACGAGCGACCATCCGGGACATCGCCGTGGCGGCCGACGTCGACAAATCATCGGTGATGAAGTACTTCGGCAACAAGGAGAACCTGTTCCGGGAGTGTGTCCGGTGGGAGATCCCGATCGGAGAGCTGACCACCACCGATCCCGCGTCGTCGGCCAAGAACTACCTGCGCGCGATGCTGAGCGCTTGGGCGCAGGAGCCGAACACGCCGATGGCCGTCCTGCTGCGGACCAGCATGACCAGTGAGACGGCGGCGAACCTGCTGCGCCATCACATGACCTCAGCCTCAGTCGACGCGATCGAACGCCATATCGACGGCGCGCACGCCCGGCTCCGGGCTGCGCTGTTCGCGGCAGTCATGATGGGCATCGCCAGCGGGCGGTACCTGATCAAGCTGCCAGATCTAGCCGAGGCCGACCTCGATGACGTCATAGAGTCCGCCGCACCGCTTGTCGCCGCCTTGACGGCGACACCTCCCACCGCCGACGGCGCCCCGGCCAGAACCCGCAGGTAA